The proteins below are encoded in one region of Nitrospira sp.:
- a CDS encoding glutathione S-transferase, which translates to MLTLYHVAWCPECAVVRDKLEARNLAYESVIVPDFRPMRRQVIDVSGQSFVPVLTDGDTVLTETSDILDYLERVKP; encoded by the coding sequence ATGCTGACGCTCTATCACGTTGCATGGTGCCCCGAATGTGCGGTAGTCAGGGACAAGCTCGAAGCGCGGAACCTGGCTTATGAAAGCGTCATCGTACCGGATTTCCGTCCGATGCGCCGTCAGGTCATCGACGTGTCGGGACAAAGCTTCGTCCCCGTCCTCACGGACGGAGACACGGTGTTGACTGAGACGTCCGATATCCTTGACTACTTGGAGCGCGTCAAGCCCTAG